One Sphingomonas sp. FARSPH DNA segment encodes these proteins:
- the flgK gene encoding flagellar hook-associated protein FlgK codes for MSDLLSIGASGVRAYQTALSTVGENIANVGSAGYTRRAVQMNEVPGGSGSVNQYGAGNGVVLTGIVRAGDNYAAASLRASTSDLNRTTNGASWLDQIDGALTGNSLTSRVTSFFAASQSLAAEPGSTALRTTMLSAAGSAAIAFTATGQALDQVGTNLDIAGNQAATGLTSLGVSLASINEGLGRAAPGSTAAAQLMDQRDQILTQMSGIVDLNATFDSIGRTTVTLAGSTGTPFVKGNQTGTVAYSRDANGQASFSYTVNGAETALSPSGGTMGGIVDGAQRVAANRAQLNGIATDFANTVNANQLAGQDLAGATGTAMFTVGTAPTDLSVALTSGSQIAAAAPGGGARDATNLANLETARQSKGFEASLAGQITDNATALKQKNTIAAAQTSILSGAQTALSSASGVNLDSEAVDLMRFQQAYSASSRIIQVARETMQSILDIR; via the coding sequence GGTGCCGGGCGGCAGCGGCTCGGTGAACCAATATGGCGCCGGCAACGGCGTCGTGCTGACCGGGATCGTGCGCGCGGGCGACAATTACGCCGCCGCCTCGCTGCGCGCGTCCACCTCCGATCTCAACCGCACGACCAACGGCGCCAGCTGGCTCGACCAGATCGACGGCGCGCTGACCGGCAATTCGCTGACGTCGCGCGTCACCAGCTTCTTCGCCGCCTCGCAGTCGCTCGCCGCCGAGCCCGGCTCGACCGCGCTGCGCACCACCATGCTGAGCGCCGCGGGTTCGGCGGCGATCGCCTTCACCGCGACGGGGCAGGCGCTCGACCAGGTCGGCACGAACCTCGATATCGCGGGCAACCAGGCGGCGACCGGGCTCACCTCGCTCGGCGTGTCGCTCGCCAGCATCAACGAAGGTCTCGGCCGGGCCGCGCCGGGCAGCACCGCCGCCGCCCAGCTGATGGACCAGCGCGACCAGATCCTGACCCAGATGAGCGGGATCGTCGATCTCAACGCCACGTTCGATTCGATCGGGCGCACGACGGTGACGCTCGCCGGCTCGACCGGCACGCCGTTCGTCAAGGGCAACCAGACCGGCACCGTCGCCTACAGCCGCGATGCCAACGGCCAGGCAAGCTTTTCCTACACCGTCAACGGCGCCGAAACCGCCTTGTCGCCGAGCGGCGGCACGATGGGCGGCATCGTCGACGGCGCGCAGCGCGTCGCCGCCAATCGCGCGCAGCTGAACGGCATCGCGACAGATTTCGCCAATACGGTGAACGCCAACCAGCTTGCCGGCCAGGACCTCGCCGGCGCGACCGGCACCGCGATGTTCACGGTCGGCACGGCGCCCACCGACCTTTCCGTCGCGTTGACCAGCGGCAGCCAGATCGCCGCCGCCGCGCCCGGTGGCGGCGCGCGCGACGCAACCAACCTCGCCAATCTCGAAACCGCGCGCCAGTCCAAGGGCTTCGAGGCGTCGCTCGCCGGCCAGATCACCGACAATGCCACCGCGCTCAAGCAGAAGAACACGATCGCCGCTGCGCAGACGTCGATCCTCAGCGGCGCCCAGACCGCGCTGTCGAGCGCGAGCGGCGTCAACCTCGATTCCGAGGCTGTCGACCTGATGCGGTTCCAGCAGGCCTATTCGGCCTCCAGCCGGATCATCCAGGTCGCGCGCGAAACCATGCAATCCATCCTCGATATCCGGTAG
- a CDS encoding flagellin N-terminal helical domain-containing protein yields the protein MQISTSLFYDTAASRMNQMSQRASVLQTQIATGKKMQQASDDPDAAAQLAELDRKDADAAVYGKNLTLAGSLLDQASGVIGQINTQLTQALQLTTQAGNGTQTDATRKSIGVELQSIVGAIVGLANTTNVRGQPLFGTPGGTQAVTANADGSYAYATTNVSEVPIADGQTVQATESASRLFNLGGGKDTLSMLSNLAAALQAGGDVSGAVNGALTDLKAGIDQVANVQASVGARGARIDLQQQLLSTANTDRADLRQKLDSVDTTSAIVELQQMMTALSATQASFSKLSNLSLFDYLK from the coding sequence ATGCAGATCTCCACCAGCCTGTTCTACGATACGGCCGCGTCGCGGATGAACCAGATGAGTCAGCGCGCCTCGGTGCTGCAGACGCAGATCGCGACCGGCAAGAAGATGCAGCAGGCGTCGGACGACCCCGATGCCGCCGCGCAGCTCGCCGAGCTGGACCGCAAGGATGCCGACGCCGCGGTCTACGGCAAAAACCTGACGCTCGCCGGCTCATTGCTCGACCAGGCGAGCGGCGTCATCGGCCAGATCAACACGCAGCTGACGCAGGCGCTGCAGCTAACCACGCAGGCGGGTAACGGCACGCAGACCGATGCGACGCGCAAGTCGATCGGCGTCGAATTGCAGTCGATCGTCGGCGCGATCGTCGGCCTCGCCAACACCACCAACGTGCGCGGCCAGCCGCTGTTCGGCACGCCCGGCGGCACGCAGGCGGTCACCGCCAATGCCGACGGCAGCTACGCCTATGCGACGACCAACGTGTCGGAGGTACCGATCGCGGACGGGCAGACGGTGCAGGCGACCGAGAGCGCGTCGCGACTGTTCAATCTGGGCGGCGGCAAGGATACGCTGTCGATGCTGAGCAACCTCGCCGCCGCGCTCCAGGCCGGCGGCGATGTCAGCGGGGCGGTGAACGGCGCGCTCACCGATCTCAAGGCCGGGATCGACCAGGTCGCCAACGTCCAGGCCTCGGTCGGCGCGCGCGGCGCGCGCATCGACCTCCAGCAGCAATTGCTCAGCACCGCGAATACCGACCGTGCCGACCTGCGCCAGAAGCTCGATTCGGTCGACACCACTTCGGCGATCGTCGAGCTGCAACAGATGATGACCGCGCTTTCGGCGACGCAGGCGAGCTTCAGCAAGCTCTCCAACCTCTCGCTGTTCGACTATCTCAAGTAA
- a CDS encoding flagellar motor protein MotB translates to MARAAPHGNNQPPKVIIVKKIVGEGGGGHHGGAWKVAYADFVTAMMAFFLLLWLLGATTEKQRKGIADYFAPTIIDKKVLGLGGSGVLGGESILSNNKLGPKAAAAPIASIGVPIANAGGERSGTGDKGSLRNPNARAEDQKAFEAIKRQIEAALKGSQSLAQLASHIRFVPTQDGLRIDLVDDADYSMFAMGTTMLDAKASDLIGMIARSIAGTPNTIMIRGHTDSVPYGDPRAMNNWMLSSGRAEATRRRLALGGIPEQRFERIEGVADREPIIANDPYDARNRRVAITLLYRKGAFGQ, encoded by the coding sequence ATGGCCCGCGCAGCCCCGCACGGCAACAACCAGCCGCCCAAGGTCATCATCGTCAAGAAGATCGTCGGCGAGGGTGGCGGCGGCCATCACGGCGGCGCGTGGAAGGTTGCCTATGCCGATTTCGTGACCGCGATGATGGCGTTCTTCCTGCTGCTCTGGCTGCTCGGTGCGACGACGGAGAAGCAGCGTAAGGGCATCGCCGACTATTTCGCGCCGACGATCATCGACAAGAAGGTGCTCGGCCTCGGCGGCAGCGGCGTGCTGGGCGGCGAATCGATCCTCAGCAACAACAAGCTGGGGCCGAAGGCGGCGGCGGCGCCGATCGCGTCGATCGGCGTGCCGATCGCCAATGCGGGTGGCGAGCGCAGCGGCACCGGCGACAAGGGCTCGCTGCGCAACCCCAACGCCCGGGCAGAGGACCAGAAGGCGTTCGAGGCGATCAAGCGCCAGATCGAGGCGGCGCTGAAAGGCTCGCAGAGCCTGGCGCAGCTTGCCAGCCACATCCGCTTCGTGCCGACGCAGGACGGGTTGCGCATCGATCTCGTCGACGATGCCGATTATTCGATGTTCGCGATGGGCACGACGATGCTCGACGCCAAGGCATCGGACCTGATCGGCATGATCGCCAGGTCGATCGCGGGAACGCCCAATACGATCATGATCCGCGGCCATACCGACAGCGTGCCGTATGGCGACCCGCGCGCGATGAACAACTGGATGCTCTCGTCAGGGCGGGCGGAGGCGACGCGCCGCCGGCTGGCGCTGGGCGGTATTCCCGAACAACGGTTCGAACGGATCGAAGGCGTCGCGGACCGCGAACCGATCATCGCCAACGATCCCTATGACGCGCGCAACCGCCGCGTCGCGATCACGCTGCTGTATCGTAAGGGCGCGTTCGGCCAGTGA
- the motA gene encoding flagellar motor stator protein MotA: protein MFPAIGLVVLLGMVFGGFAITGGALGPVFEAIPHEMLIIGGAAAGALIIGNSGAELKAMGSGLAKVFKGPKYKKQDYLDVIFLVSKLMKMLRMDGPIALEPHVEDPKSSSVFAEYPRLLADHTLVNLIADTLRLVVVSSGTLDVHAVEEVMDHAIKTHHHEVEGPEHTLTSLADSLPALGIVAAVLGIVKTMGSIDKPPAILGGMIGSALVGTFMGVLLAYGIVNPLATRLKQVIHADAAIYHVVKQIIIASLHGHPQPLVIEAARSGIAHKNQPGFAEVFDGLRGK from the coding sequence GTGTTTCCAGCGATCGGTCTCGTCGTCCTTCTCGGCATGGTGTTCGGCGGCTTCGCCATCACCGGCGGCGCTCTTGGCCCGGTGTTCGAGGCGATCCCGCACGAAATGCTCATCATCGGCGGCGCCGCCGCGGGCGCGCTCATCATCGGCAATTCCGGCGCCGAGCTGAAGGCGATGGGCAGCGGCCTCGCCAAGGTGTTCAAGGGTCCCAAGTACAAGAAGCAGGATTATCTCGACGTCATCTTCCTCGTCAGCAAGCTGATGAAGATGTTGCGCATGGACGGGCCGATCGCGCTCGAACCGCATGTCGAGGATCCGAAATCCTCGTCGGTGTTCGCCGAATATCCCCGCCTGCTGGCCGATCATACGCTCGTCAACCTGATCGCCGACACGTTGCGCCTCGTCGTCGTGTCGAGCGGGACGCTCGACGTCCACGCGGTCGAGGAGGTGATGGATCACGCGATCAAGACGCACCACCACGAGGTCGAGGGGCCGGAGCATACGCTGACCAGCCTCGCCGATTCGCTGCCCGCGCTCGGCATCGTCGCGGCGGTGCTCGGCATCGTGAAGACGATGGGCTCGATCGACAAGCCGCCCGCGATCCTGGGCGGCATGATCGGCTCGGCGCTCGTCGGCACGTTCATGGGCGTGCTGCTCGCCTACGGCATCGTCAATCCGCTCGCCACCCGGCTGAAACAGGTGATCCATGCGGACGCCGCCATCTATCACGTGGTGAAGCAGATCATCATCGCCTCGCTCCACGGCCATCCGCAGCCGCTCGTCATCGAGGCGGCGCGCAGCGGCATCGCGCACAAGAACCAGCCCGGCTTCGCCGAGGTGTTCGACGGTCTGCGCGGCAAGTGA
- a CDS encoding MucR family transcriptional regulator: protein MTDETTGLNAVELATELTIAWLGNPNTRTSADEVPAFLGKMHDTVRGLLGATEPTADTPVATEYTPAVSVRKSLASKDYIISMIDGKPYKTLRRHLATHGLSPEEYRERYGLKSDYPMVSENYSESRRAMAKKIGLGRKPGERPGEGAARRGRKAADAEA from the coding sequence ATGACTGACGAAACCACCGGCCTGAACGCCGTAGAGCTAGCAACCGAGCTGACGATTGCTTGGCTCGGCAATCCCAACACTCGCACCAGCGCCGACGAGGTCCCCGCGTTCCTCGGCAAGATGCACGATACCGTGCGCGGTCTGCTTGGCGCGACCGAGCCCACCGCCGACACACCTGTCGCGACCGAATATACGCCCGCGGTGTCGGTGCGCAAATCCTTGGCGTCCAAGGATTACATCATCTCGATGATCGACGGTAAGCCGTACAAGACCTTGCGCCGCCACCTCGCGACGCACGGCCTGTCGCCCGAAGAGTATCGCGAGCGTTATGGCCTGAAGTCGGATTATCCGATGGTGTCCGAAAACTATTCGGAAAGCCGCCGCGCGATGGCGAAGAAGATCGGCCTGGGCCGCAAGCCCGGCGAGCGTCCCGGCGAAGGCGCCGCGCGCCGCGGCCGCAAGGCGGCCGACGCCGAAGCGTAA